Genomic window (Streptomyces sp. TG1A-60):
ATGCTGAAGATCAACGACGACGCCGGCCCCGCGATCATGTTTCCCATGCTCGACAAGGTCGAGACACCGGACGACAAGACCGTCCGCTTCGACCTCAAGTACGCCGACGCCACCTTCCCCAGCAAGATCGCATCCGGCGCCGGCTCGATCGTCGACGAGAGCTCCTACGACGCCGACGGCCTCCGCGAGGACGGCGGCGCGGTCGGCTCCGGCCCCTACAAACTGGAGTCCTTCGGCGAGAACGAGGCCGTCTTCTCCGTAAACGAGAACTACCGGGGCACCGCCGACGTCGAGAACAGCGGCGTCACCCTCAGGTTCTTCCACGGCGACCAGGACGCCCTGAAGAAGGCCCTGCTGGAGGGCGAACTCGACGTCACCTACCGAGGCCTCAGCGCCTCCGACATCTCCGACATCGAGACCGACACCTCCACGGCCAACGGCGTCGACATCGTCGACGGCACCGGCGCCGAGGTCCAGCACCTGGTCTTCAACATGAACGACCCGGTCACCGGCAAGCTCGGCGTCCGCCAGGCCATCGCCCACCTCCTCGACCGCGAGGCCCTCGTCAACGAGGTCTACCAGGACACCGCCACACCGCTGTACTCGATCATCCCGGCCGGTATCACCGGCCACAACACCGCCTTCTTCGACACCTACGGCGCCCGTCCCTCCAAGGCCAAGGCCGAGGCAGCGCTGCGCGCCGACGGCATCACCGACAAGGTCGAACTGACCCTCTGGTCGACGCCGTCGCGCTACGGCCCCTCCACCGACCAGGAGTTCGAGGCCATCGCCGACCAGCTCAACGACAGCGGGCTGTTCGACGCCAAGGTGAAGTCCGTCGCCTTCGGCCAGTACGAGAAGGACATAGCCGCCGGCAAGTACGGCGTCTACGTGAAGGGCTGGGTCCCCGACTACCCGGACCCCGACAACTTCACCAGCCCCTTCTTCGGCGACGACAACGTGCTGGGCAACAACTACACCAACGACACCATCACCGGTGAACTCCTCACGAAGACCGCCGCCGAGAGCGAGCGCTCCTCCACGGAGAAGGAATACGCCGAGCTGCAGAACATCGTCGCCACCGACGTCCCCCTCATCCCCATCTGGCAGGCCAAGCAGTACGCCGTCGTCGGCGACAACGTCTACGGCCTGGAGTACTGCCTGGACGCGTCGACCGTCTTCCGCTTCTGGGAGATCAGTAAGGGCTGACGCCCGACAGTCACGCACGGCCGAGGGCGCCCTCTTCACCGGAAGAGGGCGCCCTCGGCGCGTTGGCGCGGCGTGCGCCGGCCTCGCCTACTGCGCGCCGGGACGCACCAGCCCGCTCTCGTACGCGTACACCGCCGCCTGCACCCGGTCGCGCAGCCCCAGCTTCGTCAGCACATGCCCCACATGCGTCTTCACCGTGGTCTCGCTGACGAACAGATCGGCCGCGATCTCGGCGTTCGACAGCCCCCGGGCCACCAGCTTCAGCACCTCGACCTCACGGTCGGTCAGCGTGTGCAGCGTGTCCGGCACCGGTTCGTCACCCGACGGCAGGTGCACCGCGTACTTGTCGAGGAGCCGGCGCGTGATGCTCGGAGCGAGCAAGGCCTCCCCGGCGGCGACCACCCGGATCGCCTGCACCAGCTCATTGGCCGGCGCGTCCTTGAGCAGGAACCCGCTGGCACCGGCCCGCAGCGCCTCCACCACGTACTCGTCCAGATCGAACGTGGTCAGCACCAGCACCTTCGCCGGACCGTCCCGCTCCGGCCCGGTGATCTGCCGGGTCGCCTCCACCCCGTCCATCCGGGGCATACGGATGTCCATCAGCACCACGTCGGGCTGCAGCGCCCGCACCTGGTCGAGTGCCTGAAGACCGTCCCCGGCCTCCCCGACGACCGCGATGTCCGGCTCCGCCTCCAGAATCATCCGGAAGCCGGTACGCAGCAGTGGCTGGTCGTCGACCAGTAGGACGCGGATGGCCACGAAAGTCTCCTTCGGCTGAGGGCCTGTCGTTCAGATCATGCCGGTTTCGGGCTGCGGTTCCTCACGGCTGCCGGTGAGCGGGGCTTGGCACGCGCAACCGCAAGGCGGAGGAGGGCGTCGACGTGGAGTATCGGCAACCGACGACAACGCCGCAGACGGTGTGTCAAGCCCCGCGCCCCAGGCGTGATCCGAACAACAGGCCCTAGTCCGGGCCCATTCTGCCCTGCCCGTCGCCGGCCGACTCGGGCGACCTCACCTGCAGGGGGTACGGCGGGGGAGTACCGCCGAATTCCGGGCAGACCGACTGGTGGTCGCACCAGCCGCACAGCTTGGTAGGCCGGGGCCGCCAGTCCCCGCTCTCCGTGGCCAGCCGGATCGCCTCCCACAGCGCGAGCAGCTTGCGCTCCACCCGCTCCAGATCCGCGATCACCGGGTCGTACGTCAGGACGTCACCACTGCCGAGATAGACGAGCTGGAGCCGCCGCGGCACCACCTGCTTCAGCCGCCACACCACCAGCGCGTAGAACTTCATCTGGAACAGCGCGCCCTCGGCGTACTCGGGCCTCGGCGCCTTGCCCGTCTTGTAGTCGACGATCCGCACCTCGCCCGTCGGCGCCACGTCCACCCGGTCGATGATCCCGCGCAGCCTGAGCCCCGAGTCCAGCTCCGCCTCCACGAACAACTCCCGCTCGGCGGGCTCCAGCCGGGTCGGGTCCTCCAGCGTGAACCAGCGCTCCACCAGCCGCTCCGCCTCGTCCAGCCAGCGCGCCAGCCGCTCACCTTCGGGGTCGTCCGCGAACAACTCCACGACCTCCGGCCTGCTCTCCCGCAGCCGGTCCCACTGGCCGGGCACCAGAGACCTGGCCCGCGGCGCCGTCCGCTCGGCCGCCGGCGCGTCGAAAAGTCTCTCCAGCACCGCGTGCACCAGCGTGCCGCGTGTCGCCGCCTCGCTCGGCTTCTCCGGCAGCCGGTCGATCACCCGGAACCGGTACAGCAACGGGCACTGCATGAAGTCACTGGCGCGCGACGGCGACAGCGAGGCAGGCGGCGCGGCGGCCCGCACGGCAGGACGGTCGCCCTCGCCGCCCACGGGGACGGTGCCGGTGCCGTCGGTGCTGATTTCCATGACCCCAGACCATACGGCCCGCCACTGACAGTGACAGCCACCGGCCCGTACGACCGCCGGACGACGCGACACACACCGACACACGTGTGCCCCGTGCGACGCGGGGCACAACAGAGGGGGTGCCGGGGCCGAACGTACCCCGGCGACCGCATAGCATCGACCGCAGACCCTTCCGCCCGGCCACCGGGCGCGGAAGACGCTTCGAACGAGGGGACACCGTGGAGACGAGCGGCGGGAGCGGGCAGCCGCAGTCCGACAACGACGAGGCGCCCGAGCGCACGGACCGTGACGCGACCGAAACACCGGCGGCCCTCCGCCGCGACGCCGACGAACCCACCGACACCCCCCCGGCTCACCCCGAACCCCCCCGAGCCTCCGCAGCTCCCCAGGACACCGGCGACCCCCATAGCTCCGGCGGCTCCGAGACCACGAAGCCGTCGGAAGTCCCTGCGCGTGAGGCGGCGGCAGTCCCGGAGCGCGCGGCATCGCACACCCCGACGCGCGAGCCCTCGAAAACCCCTGTGCATGAGCCGTCGGCCGGCCTTCCCCACGAGCCCTCGGCGGACTCGGCGACCCCGGCGGACCTGATCAAGGCGCCAACCGGCGAGCCGAAGCGCACGGTCACCTCGACACGCCCCCACACCCCCTCGGGCGCCGCACCCAAGCCACCCGAGCGCCCCAAGGACCCCGGCGGCGGCATCCTCATGGGCCGCCCCTTCGGCGTACCCGTGTACGTCGCACCCAGCTGGTTCCTCGTCGCCGCCCTGATCACCTGGGTCTTCGGCGGTCAGCTCGACCGCGTCCTGCCCGACCTCGGCGGCGCCCGCTACCTGGTGTCCCTCTTCTTCGCGGTCGCCTTCTACGCCTCCGTCCTCGTCCACGAACTCGCCCACACCATCGCCGCCCTGCGCTTCAAACTGCCGGTGCGCCGCATCCAGCTCCAGTTCTTCGGCGGCGTCTCGGAGATCGAGAAAGAGTCCGAGACCCCCGGCCGCGAATTCGTCCTGGCCTTCGTCGGCCCCCTGCTCTCCCTGGCCCTCGCCGGCATCTTCTACGGCGCCCTGCAGGCCGTGGAACCGGGCACCGTCCCCGGCGTCCTACTCGCCGGCCTGATGATCTCCAACTTGATCGTCGCCGCGTTCAACCTGCTGCCCGGCCTCCCCCTCGACGGCGGGCGCATGCTCCGCGCCGTCGTCTGGAAGATCACCGGCAAGCCCATGAGCGGCACCATCGCCGCCGCCTGGGTCGGCCGCGCCCTCGCCCTGTCCGTCCTCGTCGGACTGCCGCTGCTCACCCAGTCCGGCCTGCTCGGCTCCGCCGCCGAGGACAGCGTCGGTATGGACACCGTCCTGGACGCCCTGCTCGCCGCGATCCTCGCCGCGATCATCTGGACCGGCGCCGGCAACAGCCTCCGTATGGCCCGCCTGCGCGAACACCTGCCCGAACTCCAGGCCCGCGCCCTCACCCGCCGCGCCGTCCCCGTCGAGACCGACACCCCCCTCTCCGAAGCCCTGCGCCGCGCCAACGAGGCCGGCGCCCGCGCCCTCGTCGTCGTCGACCCCGGCGGCGAAC
Coding sequences:
- a CDS encoding response regulator transcription factor, which encodes MAIRVLLVDDQPLLRTGFRMILEAEPDIAVVGEAGDGLQALDQVRALQPDVVLMDIRMPRMDGVEATRQITGPERDGPAKVLVLTTFDLDEYVVEALRAGASGFLLKDAPANELVQAIRVVAAGEALLAPSITRRLLDKYAVHLPSGDEPVPDTLHTLTDREVEVLKLVARGLSNAEIAADLFVSETTVKTHVGHVLTKLGLRDRVQAAVYAYESGLVRPGAQ
- a CDS encoding RecB family exonuclease translates to MEISTDGTGTVPVGGEGDRPAVRAAAPPASLSPSRASDFMQCPLLYRFRVIDRLPEKPSEAATRGTLVHAVLERLFDAPAAERTAPRARSLVPGQWDRLRESRPEVVELFADDPEGERLARWLDEAERLVERWFTLEDPTRLEPAERELFVEAELDSGLRLRGIIDRVDVAPTGEVRIVDYKTGKAPRPEYAEGALFQMKFYALVVWRLKQVVPRRLQLVYLGSGDVLTYDPVIADLERVERKLLALWEAIRLATESGDWRPRPTKLCGWCDHQSVCPEFGGTPPPYPLQVRSPESAGDGQGRMGPD
- a CDS encoding site-2 protease family protein; translation: METSGGSGQPQSDNDEAPERTDRDATETPAALRRDADEPTDTPPAHPEPPRASAAPQDTGDPHSSGGSETTKPSEVPAREAAAVPERAASHTPTREPSKTPVHEPSAGLPHEPSADSATPADLIKAPTGEPKRTVTSTRPHTPSGAAPKPPERPKDPGGGILMGRPFGVPVYVAPSWFLVAALITWVFGGQLDRVLPDLGGARYLVSLFFAVAFYASVLVHELAHTIAALRFKLPVRRIQLQFFGGVSEIEKESETPGREFVLAFVGPLLSLALAGIFYGALQAVEPGTVPGVLLAGLMISNLIVAAFNLLPGLPLDGGRMLRAVVWKITGKPMSGTIAAAWVGRALALSVLVGLPLLTQSGLLGSAAEDSVGMDTVLDALLAAILAAIIWTGAGNSLRMARLREHLPELQARALTRRAVPVETDTPLSEALRRANEAGARALVVVDPGGEPVSLVREAAIVGVPEHRRPWVAVSGLAHDLTDGMRVSAELAGEELLDALRAAPATEYLVVEESGEIYGVLSAADVERAFVKAMARPS